The Shewanella algae DNA segment AAAGTTTTTTGCCATCACTTTTTACCGTAAAAAGTCCACTTACCTTGGCGCAGTTCAGTCATGGTATAAGATAAAGGAACAGCAACTCAGGGAGCCAAGGCATGCAGCTGATCTCACACACAAAAATTTGGGACCAAGGCGAACACAACGCCTTTTGCGATCTATGCCGTTGGCAGGGGGCGCTCTACTGCGTCTTTCGGGAGGGCCAAGCCCATGTGTCTGATGATGGTGCGCTGAGAGTGCTTAAATCCAGCGACGACGGTCAAAGTTGGCAGGCCGAGGCGCTTATTCAAAGCGAGCTTGGCGATCTGCGCGACGGCAAACTGCTCGCCCATGCTGGCCGTTTATGGCTTTTTGGCGCAGCCTCCAAACATGGCAAGGCGCCGCTGCAGTCCTTGATGTGGCACTCGCTGGATGGCATCAACTGGTCGGCCCCCGAAAAAGTCGCCGATAGCGGATACTGGCTCTGGCGGGTGACCGAGGCCGAAGATGGCCTCTATGGCGTGGGCTATCGCCCAGGCGCCGATGGTGATGTCAGGCTCTATCGCAGTGAGCGCTTGCAAGCATCACAATCCGGCACGCTGCAATTTACGCCCTGGGTTGCCCCCTTGCAAAATGACGGCTATGTCAACGAATCATCACTGCTGTTTCGGGGCGGCGAGCAGACTCGCTCTGCTCAAACCTCTTCAGATACAGAAGTGCTTTGCCTGCTTAGGCGCGATCCTGTGTGGGACGCACAAGAAACCGGGCTGCTCGGCAAGGCCAAGGCACCTTTCAAAACCTGGCAATGGCAGCAGCTCAGTTGCCGTATCGGTGGTCCGGTGGCCTTTTTCTATAACGACCGCCTGTTGGCCGTGGTGCGCCTCTATGACAATAAGGTGCGCACCTCGCTGGTGGAAATCGATAGCGCCACAGCCAAGGTCACCGAGCTCTTAACCCTGCCATCCGGCGGCGATACCAGCTACGCCGGTATCGAGTTGGACGGTGATGAACTCAAGCTGGTGTACTACTCAAGCCATGAGGGCAAAACCGCCATCTATTTCGCCCGTATCGGGCTTAAAGGTTAAAGTACCTGGCCACAATACCTGTCTGCTCGACACCAGCCAGCGTGACTGAATCAGGTTTAATAACAGGGAAAATCGCTTTAGATTTCAAAGTCAGTCAATTCTGTTGCAAAAATCAGCCAAATCAGGGTTTTGTGGCCTTTGTCAAAAACTTGACCTTTGACTAATTGTTTTAACATTCAGTACTGGGTATTGTATAACCAATTCAACCGCTTAGCTTTAGCGCTTCCTTAAGCTCAGCGGCTCAAAGTCGGCGGCAGTGGTATTTTTCCGTTTTCAGCGGAATTCAGGGACGAACAGAGTTTGGAGCCGTGCGGTAGCTGTGCGGTAGCTGTGGGGTTGCCGGGGGCATATGGCTGCAAGATGCTGGTTAGGAAATTTTAAGGTAAGTTTGCGCGTTATTTCTGTAACATCACAGAAAATATCCTTAAAGTCATATAGATATAAAACATTGTTGGTAGATAATAGGTTTGGAAACCGCGCATGCGCGTTTAGCTGCAAGGGATATTAGGACTAAACTATATTATAACGAGCTAATACAAAAAGATAGCGATGCTCGTTTACACTCCTCCGAGGACTAAAACGCGCATGCGTACTATACAACTGTTATGAGTAAGGACAACATGGAATTCCTATACTTTAAATACCCAGAGAAATTTGCCTTCCTAACTGATGAGCCAAAGTCCTGCTCTATATGTCATGACACAAAGGTTTGTTTTGATGCAGTAGGTTATTCTGGTATTAACGACATCGAATGTATTTGCGAAAGTTGTCTTAAGGCAGGTAAATTAATTGATTTAGAAATTGAGCCAAATCTGATATTTGATGATGGCTCGGAAGCGGCAAATACAATAACTTACAAGACGCCTGCGCTTCCAACATGGCAAGATACACCATGGCCAACTATAGATGGGCAATACCCCATATTTGAATGTATCGCATCAAAGCAAGATTTTTCTGATAAACATGAATTCTTAGATTGCTTTATTGAAGGCAGCCAAACGAAATCAGATATTGAATGGCTCTGGGACGCCCTCCCCGATAGAAAGCTCAGTACTTATAAAGAAGGTGGTGATATCTCTGTATATCTATTTAGCCTAGGCAACAAAAAGTATTGGGTGTGGGATGCCAACTAAAACTCATAACAAGCGGCAGCAGTCGGGCTCGGCAAAAGCTGTCACAAATTTTGCTGGCGCAAAATTGAAATACAGGACCATGAAATACAGGACAGCCATATCTTTTTGATGTTTCACGCAGCCTTGACTAGGCTTTGAAATACCCATCAAAGCTCAGTCGAGGTTGGTTATGACCACTGCCCGTCGCCAGTTGATAGATGCTGAAAGTACGCCCTTTTACCACGTGATTAACCGTTGCGTTAGAAGGGCATTTTTGTGTGGTGAAGACGCTCTGTCTGGGCGCAGTTACGAACATAGACGTGGCTGGATAGTGGATAAAATCAGGCAGTTGTCGTCAGTATTCTGCATCGACGTTTGCGCTTATGCGGTCATGAGTAATCACTACCATTTGGTGCTCAAAATCGACCTTGCTGCGCAACAATCGTTGTCGCCATTTGAAGTCATTGAGCGTTGGACCGGGCTCTTTAGTGGCAATCCTGTGGCGGCAAAGTTCCTCAAGGGCGATAGTCTCTCAGAAGCTGAGCGAATACTGTTGGATACGCTGATTAGCGATTGGCAGGAACGCCTTGGCAGTATCAGTTGGTTTATGCGCTGTTTAAACGAAGATATCGCCCGCAAGGCCAATCGAGAAGATGGCTGCAAGGGCGTATTCTGGGAAGGGCGCTTTAAGTCGCAGGCGCTGCTCGATCAGAATACAGGACAGCCATATCTTTTTGATGTTTCACACAGCCTTGACTAGGCTTTGAAATACCCATCAAAGCTCAGTCGAGGTTGGTTATGACCACCGCCCGTCGTCAGTTGATAGATGCTGAAAGTACGCCCTTTTACCACGTGATTAACCGTTGCGTGAGAAGGGCATTTTTGTGTGGTGAAGATGCACTGTCTGGGCGCAGTTACGAACATAGGCGTGGCTGGATAGTGGATAAAATCAGGCAGTTGTCGTCAATATTCTGCATCGACGTTTGTGCTTATGCGGTCATGAGTAATCACTACCATTTGGTGCTCAAAATCGACCTTGCTACGCAACAATCGTTGTCACCATTTGAAGTCATTGAGCGTTGGACATTGCTCTTTAGTGGCAATCCTGTGGCGGCAAAGTTCCTCAAGGGCGATAGTCTCTCAGAAGGTGAGCGAATACTTTTAGATACGCTGATTAGCGATTGGCAGGAACGCCTTGGCAGTATCAGTTGGTTTATGCGCTGTTTAAACGAAGATATCGCCCGCAAGGCCAATCGTGAAGATGGCTGCAAGGGCGTATTCTGGGAAGGACGCTTTAAGTCGCAGGCGCTTCTCGATGAACAGGCGCTGCTGGCCTGCATGATGTATGTGGATTTAAATCCCATTCGCGCCGGTATTGCAGATTCGCTGCAAACTTCTGATTACACATCCATTCAGGAGCGCATAGAAGAACATGCTGAGCCTGCAACTGCCAACGCTTCAATTAAGCCACTGCTGCAATTTGATGGTGCAGCAACGACCGCCGAACAAAGCGGCATTCCGTTTCACTTTGCTGACTATCTGGAGCTGATTGATTGGACAGGCCGGGCGGTGCGGGAAGACAAGCGTGGCTTTATTGCCTGTTCCAGGCCCAAACTACTGCTTGAGCTTGGTATCAGCAACGATGCCTGGATAACTTCCGCCAAGGAGTTTCGCCGTCAGTACAGTGGCATGAGTGGCCGATGGGATGCGATGTGTGCCATGAAGGCCAAATATGGCGGTAAGTGGTGCCGGGGTAAGCAACAAAGCCAAGCAATACATCCCCATTAACTTTAAACCGTTGGTAATTTTGCAGAAACAGGCCTAAGCCTGCCGCAGCCATGCCTGGCAACCGCAGTTTTTGTATGAACCTCGCAGATTACTCGTCTCAGAGAGTCTCATTTCCATAAAACTGTCGTTATTTATCAGAGACTGACACCCTGCAGCGTACTTCCTTGCAGCTCAGAAAGTGTTTTGGATGTCCTGTATGTTCGTATGTTTCTGTATGTTTCTGTATGTTTTGGGAACTGATTGATTGGACAGGCCGGGCGGTGCGGGAAGACAAGCGTGGCTTTATTGCCTCTTTTAGGCCCAAACTACTGCTTGAGCTTGGTATCAGCGACGATGCCTGGATAACTTCTGCCAAGGAGTTTCGCCGTCAGTACAGTGGCATGAGTGGCCGATGGGATGCGATGTGTGCCATGAAGGCCAAATATGGCGGTAAGTGGTGCCGGGGTAAGCAACAAAGCCAAGCAATACATCCCATTAACTTTAAACCGTTGGTAATTTTGCATAAACAGGCTTAAGCCTGCCGTTGGCCTGCCTGGCAACCGCAGTTTTTGCATGAACCTCGCAGATTACTCGTCTTAGAGAGTCTCATTTCCAAAAAACTGTCGTTATTTATCAGAGACTGATACCCTGCAGCGTGCTTCCTTGCTGCTCAGAAAGTGTTTAGTAGGATGTCCTGTATGTTACCATGTTTGGCGATAGATCTGATTGCTCAAACGGGACTGAGTTCCCTTCCTGTGATCTTCTATTTGGAACAGTTATTTAGGCGGAAGAAATGGATCAGATAAATGAATAGTCACTCTAATAGAATAGAGCCGCATAAGGTAACCAAGCCGATTCAATTGTTGGCGGCTTGGCTAGCAGGACTGATAACTATTGATGGTGGTTTCCTCTTCGCTGCAGTGAAAATAGGAACTGGTAGCTGGATGTCTGGTGCTTTAGTAGTTGCATCCATTATTAATGTTCCCTTATTTTTGATGGCGATTTTTTTATTGCAAACAAAGTTTAGACCTGAGTTGCAAGAAGATAGCTACTATTCAAAGTACTTGGATAAAAAATCCAACAAGTATGTCGAGTCCTCATTTACATCTGGTAAAGACCTAGAGCTGCTAAAACGCATCGAACAAATACAAAATAGCATATCCAGCATTCTTGACCGTCAGGCAGGAAATGGGATCTCAGCCCCTAGCAAATGGAGGGGGTGGAAAGTATCTGTGAATGACTTCCATGAAAACCTACCTTCTATTAGGAGAGCTTTGAATGATGCTGGAATTCCTATTGAAGATTACTTTGGAAGCAGTAGTGTTGACCCTAAACCACCAAAAGAATATGTAATAGGGTTTAGGGATAGCATGGACTTGGGTTCTTGTATATATCTCCTGCGCCAAGTTGCAGAGTTTGGATTCTCAGGTTATTACTATTTCGACGAACCAAGAGAAATTGATCCCGAAGATGTTTATCTTGGTCCATATGGGAGTCATGATAAGTTGATACCGATTAACGGAGAATTGTTGGCGTTACTCAAAAAAGAAACTTTGAATAGTTCTGAAATTAGAAAGTTTGAGTCTAAATATGCCTAACTAGGCCATCAAGTTCGTGCATTTCATGTGCCGGACCTCGTTTCACTCGGCCGTTTATGGCGGCGCTGGAGGATCACCTCATAATTCGGGCAATAGAACAATATGGACACCCGACATAAGCCGGGTGAAGGAGTTAGTTTGCCAATATTACTGAAAGACAGATATTTCCCCTGGATGAAGAGCATCTTTCAACCCCAGTTAGGGCTTCTCTGCTATTGAAGTGGGTACAAAGTCGAATTCCCAAGCACAATGAAGATCGAATAGGGTTTGATGGGAGAGAATGGAGCCTTGGGGATTCAGCTAAATAGCTTCTGGCAATGGGTAGCCCCTTGCCTTCGTCGTTGTTGGAGGTGGTCGCAACTCTGATTTTATAG contains these protein-coding regions:
- a CDS encoding sialidase family protein; translation: MQLISHTKIWDQGEHNAFCDLCRWQGALYCVFREGQAHVSDDGALRVLKSSDDGQSWQAEALIQSELGDLRDGKLLAHAGRLWLFGAASKHGKAPLQSLMWHSLDGINWSAPEKVADSGYWLWRVTEAEDGLYGVGYRPGADGDVRLYRSERLQASQSGTLQFTPWVAPLQNDGYVNESSLLFRGGEQTRSAQTSSDTEVLCLLRRDPVWDAQETGLLGKAKAPFKTWQWQQLSCRIGGPVAFFYNDRLLAVVRLYDNKVRTSLVEIDSATAKVTELLTLPSGGDTSYAGIELDGDELKLVYYSSHEGKTAIYFARIGLKG
- a CDS encoding transposase; its protein translation is MTTARRQLIDAESTPFYHVINRCVRRAFLCGEDALSGRSYEHRRGWIVDKIRQLSSIFCIDVCAYAVMSNHYHLVLKIDLATQQSLSPFEVIERWTLLFSGNPVAAKFLKGDSLSEGERILLDTLISDWQERLGSISWFMRCLNEDIARKANREDGCKGVFWEGRFKSQALLDEQALLACMMYVDLNPIRAGIADSLQTSDYTSIQERIEEHAEPATANASIKPLLQFDGAATTAEQSGIPFHFADYLELIDWTGRAVREDKRGFIACSRPKLLLELGISNDAWITSAKEFRRQYSGMSGRWDAMCAMKAKYGGKWCRGKQQSQAIHPH
- a CDS encoding CbrC family protein, with the translated sequence MSKDNMEFLYFKYPEKFAFLTDEPKSCSICHDTKVCFDAVGYSGINDIECICESCLKAGKLIDLEIEPNLIFDDGSEAANTITYKTPALPTWQDTPWPTIDGQYPIFECIASKQDFSDKHEFLDCFIEGSQTKSDIEWLWDALPDRKLSTYKEGGDISVYLFSLGNKKYWVWDAN